The DNA region TAGGCAGTATAGGAAGAATTAGCCATTAAGAAGTGGGGGATACCAAGCTATGAAAAAAAACATCCTATTTGTGTGTACAGGGAATACGTGCCGAAGTCCTCTCGCTGAATATTTACTTCGCCATAAGGCGGGTGATCAATATGCTGTACAGTCAGCTGGAATTGCAGCAGGGACAGGCTTCCCAGCCTCAGAGCATGTAGACAAACTTTTATTAGAAAAAGGGATCAGCAATGAGCACCAGTCGCAAGCCCTTACGGAAGAGCTAATCAACTGGGCCGACCTTATTCTAACGATGACTGTTCAGCATCAGGAGCTTGTAAAGCAGAGATTTCCTGCAAAGGCCAATGCTGTGCATACATTAAAAGAATATAGCTCTACAGACAGTAGCCATCCAGATATCTTTGATCCATTCGGAGGACCAGAGTCTATTTACAGACTGACTATGGAAGAAATTGATGCGTTGCTGGACAAATTAATCAAAAAGTAACCGAAA from Bacillus horti includes:
- a CDS encoding low molecular weight protein arginine phosphatase, with translation MKKNILFVCTGNTCRSPLAEYLLRHKAGDQYAVQSAGIAAGTGFPASEHVDKLLLEKGISNEHQSQALTEELINWADLILTMTVQHQELVKQRFPAKANAVHTLKEYSSTDSSHPDIFDPFGGPESIYRLTMEEIDALLDKLIKK